A DNA window from Rhineura floridana isolate rRhiFlo1 chromosome 11, rRhiFlo1.hap2, whole genome shotgun sequence contains the following coding sequences:
- the SLC25A35 gene encoding solute carrier family 25 member 35, with product MDFLLSGVAACGACLFTNPLEVVKTRMQLQGELRAPGTYTRHYHNVFHAFYTIGRVDGLAALQRGLLPALFYQFGFNGLRLGIYGILDTAGYIHSADGYISPLRTTVAGALAGVTGATMSSPIYMVKTHIQAQSAAEIAVGHQYQHQGMLHALTMIYKEHGVLGLWRGSLSAAPRVMVGSATQLSTFSSSKEFFSRLEIFPKDSWLVALSAGMTSSVTVAVAMTPFDVASTRLYNQPVGPEGRGLMYKGLFDCLTKIIRSEGFFGIYKGLGASYFRIGPHTILSLLFWDRLRQVYTNWTQKR from the exons ATGGACTTCCTGCTTAGTGGGGTGGCAGCCTGTGGAGCCTGCCTGTTTACCAACCCGCTGGAGGTGGTGAAGACCCGGATGCAGCTGCAAGGAGAACTCCGTGCTCCGGGGACCTACACCCGCCATTACCATAATGTCTTCCATGCCTTCTACACCATTGGACGGGTGGACGGCCTGGCAGCTCTGCAGCGGGGCCTTTTGCCTGCCTTGTTTTACCAGTTTGGCTTTAATGGCCTCCGCCTGGGCATCTACGGGATCCTCGACACAGCTGGCTACATTCACAGCGCTGATGGATACATCAGCCCACTGCGTACTACAGTGGCAGGGGCGCTGGCCGGGGTGACGGGTGCCACCATGAGCAGCCCCATCTACATG GTGAAGACCCACATCCAGGCTCAGTCAGCTGCTGAGATCGCTGTAGGCCACCAGTATCAACACCAG GGGATGCTCCATGCGCTGACCATGATCTACAAAGAGCACGGCGTGCTAGGCCTATGGCGTGGGTCCCTCTCGGCTGCACCGCGGGTCATGGTGGGCTCTGCTACACAACTCTCTACCTTCTCCTCTTCCAAAGAGTTTTTTAGCCGACTTGAG ATCTTCCCTAAGGACAGTTGGCTGGTGGCCTTGAGTGCCGGAATGACAAGTAGCGTTACCGTAGCTGTCGCCATGACGCCTTTTGACGTGGCCAGCACCCGCCTCTACAACCAGCCTGTGGGACCTGAGGGCCGG GGCCTGATGTACAAGGGCCTTTTTGATTGCCTTACCAAAATCATCCGTTCGGAGGGGTTCTTTGGGATCTACAAGGGCCTGGGGGCTTCCTATTTCCGCATCGGGCCTCACACAATCCTCAGCCTTCTCTTTTGGGACCGGCTGCGCCAAGTGTACACCAACTGGACGCAGAAGCGATGA